The Candidatus Methylomirabilota bacterium nucleotide sequence GCCCGCACGCCTTCGCCGGGATCAAGAAGATCGACACCTCGAAGGCGCTGAAGCATCCGGGGGTCGTTGCCATCTTCACGGGCAAGGACATGACCGGCGTCAACTCGCTGCCGTGCGGCTGGCTCCTGCCTGACCTCAAAGTCCCGCCGCACATGCCCCTGGCCACGGATGCGGCGCGCTATGTCGGCGACCCCGTCGCCATCGTCATAGCGGAGAACCAGACGGCGGCGCTGGACGCGGCCGAGCTGGTGGCCGTGGACTGGGAGGTGAAGGCCTCGGTCACCCGCACCGACAAGGCCGCGGTCAAGGGCGCCCCCGCCATTCACGAGGTGGCGCCCGACAATGTGGCCTTCCGCTGGCAGATCGGCGACGCCGCGGCCACCGAGGCCGCTTTCAAGTCGGCGGCCGTCACCGTCAAGAAGCGCATCGTCAATCAGCGCCTGGTCGCCAATGCCCTCGAGCCGCGCGCCTGCGTGGCGCGCTACGAGGACGCCACCGGCGACTGGACGCTCTGGGTCACCTCGCAGAATCCCCACGTGCACCGGCTGCTCATGACGGCCTTCGTCCTCGGCATTCCCGAGCACAAGGTGCGCGTCATCGCCCCCGATGTGGGCGGCGGCTTCGGCTCCAAGATCTTCCTCTACAACGAAGAGACGGTCTGCTCCTGGGCGACCAAGCAGATCAAGCGGCCCATACGGTGGACGGCCAACCGCCGCGAGAGCTTCCAGACCGATGCCCACGGCCGCGACCACGTGACGGACGTGGAGCTGGCCCTGTCCAAAGAGGGCAAGATCCTCGGGCTGCGCGTGAAGACCACGGCCAACCTGGGCTCATACCTCTCGACCTTTGCCCCCGCCGTGCCGACCTATCTTTACGGCACGCTGCTGAACGGCGTCTACGAGATGGGGGCCATCCACTGCGAGGTCACGGGCGTCTTCACCAACACGACTCCGGTCGACGCCTATCGCGGCGCGGGACGGCCGGAGGCGGCCTACCTGATCGAGCGCATCGTGGACGTGGGCGCCGCCGCCCTCAAGATGGACCCGGCGGAGCTCCGCAAGAAGAACTTCATCCCCAAGTTCGACTCGGGGTATCAAACCAAAGTCGCCCTCACTTATGACAGCGGCAACTACGGGGCGGCCTTC carries:
- a CDS encoding xanthine dehydrogenase family protein molybdopterin-binding subunit; protein product: MATARLLGASIKRREDPRFITGKGHYTDDLKLPGMTYAAFVRSPHAFAGIKKIDTSKALKHPGVVAIFTGKDMTGVNSLPCGWLLPDLKVPPHMPLATDAARYVGDPVAIVIAENQTAALDAAELVAVDWEVKASVTRTDKAAVKGAPAIHEVAPDNVAFRWQIGDAAATEAAFKSAAVTVKKRIVNQRLVANALEPRACVARYEDATGDWTLWVTSQNPHVHRLLMTAFVLGIPEHKVRVIAPDVGGGFGSKIFLYNEETVCSWATKQIKRPIRWTANRRESFQTDAHGRDHVTDVELALSKEGKILGLRVKTTANLGSYLSTFAPAVPTYLYGTLLNGVYEMGAIHCEVTGVFTNTTPVDAYRGAGRPEAAYLIERIVDVGAAALKMDPAELRKKNFIPKFDSGYQTKVALTYDSGNYGAAFDKLLGMLDYKKFRSDQQAGRSSGKLLGVGFSTYIEACSIAPSKVVGSLGAQAG